One genomic region from Amycolatopsis sp. FBCC-B4732 encodes:
- the dapA gene encoding 4-hydroxy-tetrahydrodipicolinate synthase yields the protein MTDFGANLVAMVTPMGPGGTLSEPGLTRLVDHLLAGGADGLVVGGTTGEAPTLSATESAGLVRSVVARTRGQATVIAGVGTHDTAESVRRARDAEAAGAGGLLLVCPYYSRPTQAGVLAHCFAVADATELPVMLYDVPARAGIAMAPETLVELAGHPRVRAVKDAKGDLFEAMTVLARTSLAYYCGIDELNLPYLACGAAGLVSVVGNVVPDRTADLIRAVRAGDLASARRIQHALNPVIDAVMHAGPGTAMAKAALVELGILPHATVRLPLIEANLPDFGQEFGFRHPSSA from the coding sequence ATGACGGACTTCGGCGCCAACCTCGTCGCGATGGTCACCCCGATGGGGCCCGGCGGCACGCTCAGCGAACCCGGCCTCACCCGGCTCGTCGACCACCTGCTCGCCGGCGGGGCCGACGGCCTGGTCGTCGGCGGGACCACCGGCGAAGCCCCGACCTTGAGCGCGACCGAGTCGGCCGGGCTCGTCCGGAGCGTGGTGGCCCGGACCCGCGGCCAAGCGACCGTGATCGCCGGGGTCGGCACCCACGACACCGCCGAGAGCGTCCGCCGCGCCCGCGACGCCGAGGCGGCCGGCGCCGGCGGGCTGCTGCTCGTCTGCCCCTACTACTCGCGGCCGACGCAGGCGGGCGTGCTCGCCCACTGCTTCGCGGTCGCCGACGCCACCGAGCTGCCGGTGATGCTCTACGACGTCCCCGCGCGGGCCGGCATCGCCATGGCGCCGGAGACCCTGGTCGAGCTCGCCGGCCACCCCCGCGTCCGCGCGGTGAAGGACGCCAAGGGCGACCTCTTCGAAGCGATGACCGTGCTGGCCCGCACGTCGCTGGCGTACTACTGCGGCATCGACGAGCTGAACCTCCCGTACCTCGCGTGCGGCGCGGCGGGCCTGGTCAGCGTGGTGGGCAACGTCGTGCCGGACCGCACCGCGGACCTCATCCGCGCGGTGCGCGCCGGCGACCTGGCGTCGGCGCGCCGGATCCAGCACGCGCTCAACCCGGTGATCGACGCCGTCATGCACGCCGGCCCCGGCACCGCGATGGCCAAGGCCGCCCTGGTGGAGCTGGGGATCCTCCCGCACGCGACCGTGCGTCTCCCCTTGATCGAAGCAAACTTGCCCGATTTCGGGCAAGAATTTGGGTTTCGCCATCCAAGCAGTGCATGA
- a CDS encoding PP2C family protein-serine/threonine phosphatase — protein sequence MMCDAGDQAGPAFSALLEDSAEDLYEHAPCGYLSTLLDGTIAKINATLLGWLGWEREDVVGRRRFADLLTVGGRIYHETHFAPLLRMQGQLGGVAFELKTATGTRLPVLVTSTVKVGTDGQPQLIRTTVFDARDRRAYEQELLRAREAAERERDRVQRLARTLQQTLLPPALAEVPGVRVAAYYHPASADEVGGDFYDLFALTGDAWGFFLGDVSGKGAGAAVVTSLARYTLRAAAAYDPAPATVLAHLNTVLHQEYRGADPRYCTVVQGVVRPDDDGAAVTLGSGGHPPALLLRADGTSAFLDIPGGQLVGAFPQARFATVDVRLAPGDTLLLYSDGLTEARTHGRTRYSGEQLQAYLTGRAPTTAPAVVAAVTELLAGFGDGVDDDTALLALSIPLPGGDPS from the coding sequence ATGATGTGCGACGCCGGTGACCAGGCCGGCCCGGCGTTCTCGGCGCTGCTCGAAGACAGCGCCGAAGACCTCTACGAGCACGCGCCCTGCGGGTACCTCTCGACGTTGCTCGACGGCACGATCGCGAAGATCAACGCCACGCTGCTCGGCTGGCTGGGCTGGGAGCGCGAGGACGTCGTCGGGCGGCGCCGGTTCGCCGACCTGCTGACCGTCGGCGGCCGGATCTACCACGAGACGCACTTCGCGCCGCTGCTGCGCATGCAGGGCCAGCTCGGCGGGGTCGCGTTCGAGCTGAAGACCGCCACCGGCACGCGGCTGCCGGTGCTCGTGACGTCGACGGTCAAGGTCGGCACCGACGGGCAGCCGCAGCTCATCCGCACCACCGTCTTCGACGCGCGGGACCGGCGCGCCTACGAGCAGGAGCTGCTGCGGGCGCGCGAAGCCGCCGAACGCGAACGCGACCGGGTGCAGCGGCTGGCGCGGACGCTGCAGCAGACCCTGCTGCCGCCGGCGCTGGCCGAGGTGCCGGGCGTGCGGGTCGCGGCGTACTACCACCCCGCGTCGGCCGACGAGGTCGGCGGCGACTTCTACGACCTGTTCGCGCTGACCGGCGACGCGTGGGGGTTCTTCCTCGGCGACGTCTCCGGCAAGGGCGCCGGCGCGGCGGTGGTGACGTCGCTGGCGCGGTACACGCTGCGCGCGGCCGCGGCGTACGACCCGGCGCCGGCCACCGTGCTGGCGCACCTCAACACCGTGCTGCACCAGGAATACCGCGGTGCGGACCCGCGCTACTGCACGGTCGTGCAGGGCGTCGTCCGCCCGGATGACGACGGCGCGGCGGTCACCCTCGGCTCCGGCGGCCACCCGCCGGCCCTGCTGCTGCGCGCCGACGGCACGTCGGCGTTCCTCGACATCCCGGGCGGGCAGCTGGTCGGCGCGTTCCCGCAGGCGCGCTTCGCCACCGTGGACGTCCGGCTGGCGCCGGGCGACACCCTGCTCCTCTACAGCGACGGGCTGACCGAAGCCCGCACCCACGGCCGCACCCGCTACAGCGGGGAGCAGCTGCAGGCGTACCTGACCGGCCGCGCGCCCACCACCGCACCGGCGGTCGTCGCGGCCGTGACCGAGCTGCTCGCCGGCTTCGGCGACGGCGTCGACGACGACACCGCGCTGCTCGCGCTGAGCATCCCGCTCCCCGGAGGCGATCCATCGTGA
- a CDS encoding LysR family transcriptional regulator, producing MIEVGALRALRAVAALGTLAKAADELGFTASAVSQQLKRLERQVGLPVLAPAGRGVVLTPAGQAIADSAPEVFQALERCAEAARSVSEGAPRGTLRVAAFSTGIRGLLAPALGRLSARCPELRLDITEQDPDQALRSVDAGTADLALIHDADGLPAVLPPSLTQRHAHTDVGDVVLSRHHPLAAVDRPLGAELAGHAWVTSPPGTVCHQWFRRLFETVPEVRHLVDDFATQLSLVAAGEVIALIPRLARPPLGEELVSRPLRRPPKREVHAAWRRSADTSPAIRAVLAEVVTRPSPPEHAG from the coding sequence ATGATCGAGGTCGGTGCACTGCGGGCGCTGCGTGCGGTGGCGGCGCTCGGCACGCTGGCGAAAGCGGCCGATGAGCTGGGGTTCACGGCGTCGGCGGTGTCGCAGCAGCTCAAGCGCCTGGAACGGCAGGTGGGCCTGCCGGTCCTCGCCCCGGCGGGCCGCGGCGTCGTGCTGACCCCGGCCGGCCAGGCGATCGCCGACTCGGCGCCGGAGGTGTTCCAGGCACTGGAGCGCTGCGCCGAAGCGGCCCGATCGGTGTCGGAGGGCGCGCCCCGCGGCACGCTGCGCGTGGCCGCCTTCTCGACCGGCATCCGCGGCCTGCTCGCCCCGGCACTCGGCCGGTTGTCCGCGCGGTGCCCGGAGTTGCGCCTCGACATCACCGAGCAGGACCCGGACCAGGCCCTGCGCAGCGTCGACGCGGGGACGGCCGACCTCGCCCTGATCCACGACGCCGACGGCCTGCCGGCCGTGCTCCCGCCGTCGTTGACGCAGCGGCACGCGCACACCGACGTCGGCGACGTGGTGCTGAGCCGCCACCACCCGCTGGCGGCGGTGGACCGGCCGCTCGGTGCGGAGCTCGCGGGCCACGCGTGGGTGACGAGCCCGCCGGGAACCGTGTGCCACCAGTGGTTCCGGCGCCTGTTCGAGACGGTGCCGGAGGTCCGCCACCTGGTCGACGACTTCGCGACGCAGCTGTCATTGGTGGCGGCGGGCGAGGTGATCGCGCTGATCCCGAGGCTGGCCCGGCCGCCGTTGGGGGAGGAGCTCGTGTCACGGCCGTTGCGGCGCCCGCCGAAGCGGGAGGTGCACGCGGCTTGGCGGCGAAGCGCGGACACGAGCCCGGCGATCCGGGCGGTGCTGGCGGAGGTGGTTACTCGGCCTTCTCCTCCGGAGCACGCCGGCTGA
- a CDS encoding STAS domain-containing protein, which translates to MSTDGNRLRPQDLVRVTPERVGGAVVLDVAGEVDLLSASVLSEGITAALADPPELLVIDLTGVSFLASIGITALLEARRGAGTATRVRVVAPERSVVARTLQLTGLREALAVTATRDEALAR; encoded by the coding sequence GTGAGCACGGACGGCAATCGGCTCCGGCCCCAGGACCTGGTGCGCGTGACGCCCGAACGCGTCGGCGGCGCGGTCGTCCTGGACGTGGCCGGCGAAGTCGACCTGCTCAGCGCGTCGGTGCTGAGCGAAGGCATCACCGCGGCGCTCGCCGACCCGCCGGAACTGCTCGTGATCGACCTGACCGGGGTCTCGTTCCTGGCCTCCATCGGCATCACGGCCCTGCTCGAAGCCCGCCGCGGCGCCGGCACCGCCACCCGGGTGCGGGTCGTCGCGCCCGAGCGCAGCGTCGTCGCCCGGACCCTGCAGCTGACCGGCCTGCGCGAGGCACTGGCCGTCACGGCTACCCGCGACGAAGCTCTCGCCCGCTGA
- a CDS encoding STAS domain-containing protein, with protein sequence MTQFSTTSRTTASGPVVTVEGELDVATAPRLRAAIASAPLDRGQLLVIDLAGVTFCDSSGISALIAARNVAETAGAGVALAAVPARLSRTFGLIGLADFFPTYPSAEAAITAHG encoded by the coding sequence GTGACCCAGTTTTCGACCACCTCCCGGACCACCGCATCCGGCCCGGTGGTCACGGTCGAAGGCGAGCTCGACGTGGCGACGGCACCCCGCCTCCGCGCCGCGATCGCCTCCGCGCCCCTGGACCGCGGGCAGCTGCTGGTGATCGACCTGGCCGGCGTGACGTTCTGCGACTCCAGCGGCATTTCCGCCCTGATCGCGGCCCGCAACGTCGCCGAGACGGCGGGTGCCGGCGTGGCGCTGGCGGCCGTCCCCGCCCGGCTCAGCCGGACGTTCGGCCTGATCGGGCTGGCGGACTTCTTCCCGACGTACCCGAGCGCCGAAGCGGCCATCACCGCGCACGGTTAG
- a CDS encoding VOC family protein, with protein sequence MPTFAGMSLPVASLDRSLPFYESLGFTTEVRNGRFALLRLGAGTLGLLELGDAVERDSGRLRAFVQVELLADDLDELYADFIARGVPVSGPPRDRGFERQLQLRDPDGFTVEFADRSPRQSGAGGRPPGSGGPVLLTYDSGTGGRGQGCSVGRRDSTI encoded by the coding sequence TTGCCCACGTTCGCCGGGATGAGCCTGCCGGTCGCCAGTCTCGATCGCTCGCTTCCCTTCTACGAATCCCTCGGGTTCACCACCGAAGTCCGCAACGGCCGGTTCGCGCTGCTGCGGCTCGGGGCCGGCACCCTCGGGCTCCTCGAGCTCGGTGACGCCGTCGAACGGGACAGTGGCCGGCTGCGGGCGTTCGTCCAGGTCGAGCTGCTCGCCGACGACCTCGACGAGCTGTACGCCGACTTCATCGCCCGCGGGGTGCCCGTTTCCGGGCCGCCCCGGGACCGCGGATTCGAACGGCAGCTCCAGCTGCGGGACCCGGACGGCTTCACCGTCGAGTTCGCCGACCGCAGCCCGCGCCAGTCAGGGGCCGGAGGTCGGCCGCCGGGTTCGGGAGGCCCTGTGCTCTTGACGTACGATTCCGGCACCGGCGGGAGGGGGCAGGGGTGTTCGGTCGGAAGAAGAGACTCGACGATCTGA
- a CDS encoding alpha/beta hydrolase, whose protein sequence is MSMRHRNNVVVAGNEDGPTLLLAHGFGCDQNLWRLVVPPLAERYRLVLFDHTGAGQSDSSAWTAGRYSGLDGYADDVLAICHELELRDVVLVGHSVSAMIAVLAANREPDRFAKLVLLTPSPCYLDDGDYRGGFSREDIDELLEALDSNYLGWSAAMAPVIMGNPERPELGEELTNSFCRTDPTIARVFARATFLSDNRADLAKVSVPTLVVQCAQDAIAPREVGQFTHERIEGSVLVTLDATGHCPQLSAPEATAAAITAFVDRP, encoded by the coding sequence GTGAGCATGCGCCACCGGAACAACGTCGTCGTCGCCGGTAACGAGGACGGCCCCACTCTGCTGCTCGCGCACGGCTTCGGCTGTGACCAGAACCTCTGGCGCCTCGTCGTCCCGCCGCTCGCCGAGCGCTACCGGCTGGTGCTGTTCGACCACACCGGGGCCGGTCAGTCGGACAGCTCGGCGTGGACCGCTGGGCGCTACAGCGGTCTCGACGGCTACGCCGACGACGTCCTGGCGATCTGCCACGAGCTCGAACTGCGGGACGTCGTCCTGGTCGGGCACTCGGTCAGCGCGATGATCGCGGTGCTGGCCGCCAACCGGGAGCCGGACCGGTTCGCGAAGCTGGTGCTGCTGACGCCGTCGCCGTGCTACCTCGACGACGGGGACTACCGGGGCGGGTTCAGCCGCGAGGACATCGACGAGCTGCTCGAAGCGCTCGACTCCAACTACCTGGGCTGGTCGGCGGCGATGGCGCCGGTGATCATGGGCAACCCGGAGCGCCCGGAGCTCGGCGAGGAGCTGACGAACAGCTTCTGCCGCACCGATCCCACGATCGCGCGGGTGTTCGCCAGGGCGACGTTCCTCTCCGACAACCGCGCCGACCTGGCGAAGGTTTCCGTGCCGACGCTGGTCGTCCAGTGCGCGCAGGACGCCATCGCGCCGCGGGAGGTCGGGCAGTTCACGCACGAGCGGATCGAGGGCAGCGTGCTCGTCACGCTGGACGCGACCGGGCACTGCCCGCAGCTCAGCGCGCCGGAGGCCACCGCCGCCGCGATCACCGCGTTCGTGGACCGGCCATGA